The DNA window TAACTATGGACAATGTAATACCTATAGTAGATGACGATTATTTTGAAGATGATATAGTAAATAGATTTGTAGAATTTGTAAAGATTGCCTTTGGAGAGAAAACACTAGAGGAAAATCTAGACTATATAGCAGAAACATTAGGACAAAAAACTGGCGAAACTTCAAGACAGACCATAAGAAGATATTTCTTAAAAGATTTCTATAATGACCATATAAAAACTTATCAAAAACGTCCTATATACTGGCTATTTGATAGTGGAAAACAAAACGGGCTTAAAACTCTTATATACATGCACCGCTATGATTTATCAACAGTAGCAAGGGTTAGAACAGATTACCTTCATAAACTGCAAAAAATGTACGAAGCAGAAGTAAGGAGACTAGACATACTCATAGAATCTAACCTATCACCAAGAGAAAAAGCTACTGCAATGAAGAAAAAAGACTCAATAAATAAACAAATACAAGAATGTCTAGCCTACGACCAAGTAATAGCCCATGTTGCAAACCAAAAGATAGATATAGACTTAGATGATGGAGTAGTAGTAAACTACGATAAATTCCAAGGAGTTCAAGTTCCACAAGGGGAAGGAAGGAAACCATTAAAAGCTGATTTATTGGCAAAAATATAATGGAGGTGAAAAAATGAAGTATATAGATTCAGTATATATAGATGGGTTTAGAGGATTTAAAGATTTTAAATTATCGAATTTGAAAGATATCAACTTTATTGTAGGAGAAAATAATACTGGCAAAACCTCTTTAATGGAAGCCATTAATATATTGGAATATCCAGGGGAAATAGGACACTTTATAAATGTGTTGAGACAAAGGGAAGGCTTCGATCTAAGTACTCCTTTTCATAGTTTTGAAAACAGCTTAAGTAAAAATAATTTTAATGGTTATAAAAATGTTCAGATTGAAGCAATTATCAAAAATAAAAGTATAATATGCAATGTACATGTTTTACCTTTTGAAACAATAAAGAGCGGTTCATTTAAACCTAAAGTTAAAGCCTTTGAGGGATTTATAGCATATGAGGAAATTGATTTTGAAGCAAATAGATTTGAAAATAAATTATACATAGACGAAGAAACTGATAGGCTAAAGGTTACTGATAGTGATAGTTTTTCTCCTATAAAGATGACAAGGGTAATGCCATTTGATCATGTTGATAAAGAAATAATAAATGGAGTTATCAAAAAGGGCAAAAAGTCTGAGATTATCGAAGTTATAAAACTATTTGACAAAGATATCATTGGAATAGAGACTATCCAAGAAGAAAATGGAGTTAAAACCTATATACAACACAAAACCACAGGCATGTTGCCTATTTCTGCTTATGGAGATGGATTAAAAAAAGTGATTTATCTATCTTCAGGTATAATCAATACAAAAGAAGGGGTCTTACTAATTGACGAAATAGAAACTGCAATTCATTACAATGCATTGAAGGAAGTATTTGAATGGATTATAGAAGCTGCCAATAGGTATAAAGTACAGATATTTGCAACAACTCATAGCTCAGAGGCCCTAGATGCATTGATGGAATGTGCTATGGGATTAAAGGGAGAACAATATTTAAAAGAATCTATAAATATCATTACCTTAAAAAAAGGTGATGATTATTACCATACCAAGGTAAGAGTTTTAGATGGCCTCGAGGCATATAAATTTAGAGAAGATTTTAATATGGAGTTGAGAGGATGAAAAATATAATTTTTTGTGAGGGGAAAACAGATGCAATCCTTCTGAGCTATTATCTTGGTGAAGTAGTAAGGTGGAGCTTTAATAAAAAGTTAACCAAAAACATTGGGCTACCAATAAGAAATTTTGAGAATGAAGAAGTTAATGTATATACAAAAGGTGAAGATGAACTAGTCATCTGGGCAGTAGGAGGAGCAAGTAATTTTAATTTTGCTCTAACCAATATTATCGAAGCCAACAAGGCTTTTGAAAAAGAGAATTCCTATAAAAAGCTTGTTATTCTAACGGATCGTGACCAAGCTGAAGATGATAGAGAAATATTAGAAAGATTTGAGTGCAATCTCATTAATCAAGAAATTCGTGTAGGCACTTTAAGGAATAATGAATGGAGTACTTGTAGTTACTTAAATAAATATGATGAGGAAAATGAAGTGAAAGTACTACCTATCATTATTCCTTTTAATAAAAAGGGTGGCCTAGAAACTTTTATTTTAGATGCTATTACTGATTTTGGTGAAGAGGAAGCATATATAGTAAACAAGAGTAAAGAATATATCAATGGATTTGATTTGATTAACTATCTAAATAATCAAAGACTCAAACTAAAAGGTGAATTAGCAGTTACACTTGGAACAATGTTTCCTCAAAAAACATTTACACCTATTGATTCTATGCTAAAAGATATTAACTGGGAAGAATATAGGACAATACAAGAAGGATTTAGAAAGCTAGAAGAAATATAAATAAGTAGGTGATGAAGTGAACTTAACAGAAATAAAAAAGATACTAGAAGAAAATTTAAATAAAGAGCCATCTGATGGAAAACGTAGAAATATAGTATTCTGGTATGACTCAGATGGAGAATTTACAGAAGAAATTAATGAACTAGAACTTGAAAACGCTAAGATTTTGCACTTAACTGATAGAAACAGCTTTTATATAAAGCATATACTCGAAAAAGAAGACACAACTTCAAATTATCTGATTTATTCACCTAACCCTAAGCCATTACCAAGAGAAAACTGGCTATTAGATATTGAAAAGTACAGTACACAGTTTTCAACTGACAAAGCAACTGTCATGATGAGAAATCTAGGGGTAGAGGATGAAACTCTAAGAAATGTATTTAAGAAACATATAAAATTCTTTAATAACAAGGAAAGATATAAAAAGTTTTCCTCATATAATATTCAAAACTATACAGAGGAAAAGGTTGAAGTTGGAGTTTTATCTTCTCTTTGTAAACTACCGATCATAGACTTTGATTTAGTAGTCAAAACTCTACTGATAGAAGAAATAAAGGGTGAGGATAGATATTTAGAAGAGATTAATAAGTTTGGGGATATAGATGTATTCTGGAACATAGTAGAGAAAAAGTATGGATATCACCTAGAAGAAAGAAATCTTGAACAGCTAATGCTTATGTTCTTAATAACAAGCTTAAGCTCTAATCTAGAGGCAAGAATATCAAGTACCTGGGAGAAGTTCATTTCCTCAAAGAAAAGTGATGTCATTATATTTATTGACCATTTTATGAGTCATTCTGTGGACCATGAAATGTATGATGCTATGGCTAATAATATGGAGAAAAAGCTAAATATAAAGGAATATATCAAGAGATGGGACATAGAGGATTATATTAAATGTGATAACTTCAGAGCTTTCGATGAAGAAATAATAAGTAGATTAATTACAAATTTAGTAGAAAACACTGGAGAATATGAGAATTATAGAAAGATCATTAACAGAAGAAAAACTACTCATTGGTACAATAAATTAAGTAATGAGTATGAAACACTATATTACGGAATGGAAATTTTAAGGCTAGAAAACGAATTACAGAAATCTATTAAAGGATTCACAGCATATGAACTATTAGAAAACTATACTAAAGCCTATTATCTTTTCGACTATTTTTATAGGAAATTCTATTTAGCTTATGACAACATAGATAATAAAGACAGTTTTTCTGAGCTTGTAGAGGTAATTGAAAATATTTATACAAATTGGTATTTAGAAGAACTGTCTATGAAATGGTCCCAAATTATTGAAAATGAGCTTATTAATGATATAAGAATTAGTGGACTTACAAAACAGCATGATTTTTATTCTCAATATGTTTCACCATATATACGAAATGAGGAAAGAGTATTTGTAATCATATCAGATGCATTCAGATATGAAGCTGCAAAGGAATTTAGTGATATACTAAATAGAGATAGAAGAGGTAAGGCTGAGCTTTCATTTATGCAGGGAGTCATGCCTTCTTATACAAAGCTAGGAATGGCGACACTACTTCCACATAAGCAAATAGAGATTAATGATAAATCCGAGGTAATAGTAGATGGCTTAAATTCATCAGGAACAGAAAACAGGCAAAAAATACTTTCAAACTACTCAACAGATGTAGTAGCTATACAGTATAACCATATTAAGGATATGAGTAGGGCAGAATACAAGGAAGTATTTGAGGGAAAGAAGCTAATCTATATCTATCACAATGCTATTGATGCTATAGGGGACAAGGCTTCTACGGAAAGAGATGTATTTCCAGCAGTTGAAAAGACATTTGAGGATTTAAATAACTTAATTAAGAATCTAGTCAACAATGTAAGTGCTACAAATATTTACATTACAGCAGATCATGGATTTATTTACAGAAGGTCATCATTACAGGAATATAACAAAATAGGAAAAGCTGATGTAAAGGCAATAGATGAGGGAAGAAGATTTATCCTTTCTGAAGACAAGATTGAAGAGCAGGGGCTGTTATCTATACCTATGAAGTATTTACTTGGAGAAGAATCAAGGCTAAATGCAATAATTCCAAAAGGCGTTACTAGATTTAGAGTACAAGGTGCTGGTGATAATTATGTTCATGGTGGTGGTGCTCTTCAGGAAATAATCATTCCTGTGATTAAGTTTAAAAATATCAGAAAAGACGAATTCAAATCATCTAAGGTAGAAGTGAAGCTTACAAATATATCAAGGAAGATTACAAATAGAATTATCTACCTAGAATTCTTCCAAACAGAAAAGGTAGAGGAAAAGAAAACTCCTATTAGATTGAGACTTTACTTTGTAGATGAGGAAGATAACAGAATTTCTAATGAAAATATTATTATTGCTGATAGTAGATCATCCAAACCTGAAGAACGTACATTTAGAGAGAGATTTACATTAAAGGATCAAGCTTATGATAAGGGTAAAAAATATTATTTAGTTATGGAAGATGAGGATGAAACAGCAGAAAAAGTCTACGACAAAGTACCATTTATGATTGACTTAGCAATTGTAAATGACTTTGGATTTTAATAGTAGGTAGGTGGGCTACGTGGAAATCACAGACAAAGAAACAAACTTAAAAGAAAAATTAAATAAACATTTTGCTGGAATAATAGTGAGAAAGGACTTAACTAAAAAACAAAGAAGGTGCTAATGTACCTGTATATGTACTAGAGTACCTTCTAGTATAGGAGGAACAATATTTACTAATTATTTTCCCCCAGTACAAGTTTTATTTCACGCATATTCCCCATATAATGTAACTATAATGGGGAGGGGTTTGTTTATGTCTAGGCGCACTTTTATAGTTACTGTAGGTTTTTTATGCATACTTGTAGTTCTTCTCATAGGAGACTTTATTATAACCAATACAAGCACCTATAAAAATAAGAATAGAGACGGAAAGCTTGTAGAAATATATAATGAAAATGATGATTTGAAAGATAGAAACTTATCTATACTCATAGAGATAGATTCAAAGTTGCTATATTTAATTGATACTGATACTAATGAGATAGTAAAAAAATATGTTGTGGCTACAGGAAAGCCAGAAACTCCAACTCCCATTGGAAGCTTTAAGATAGCACATAAGGCAATTTGGGGTGAAGGCTTTGGAACTAGATGGATGGGGCTAGATGTTCCTTGGGGAAGATATGGAATCCATGGTACAAACAAACCTCAATCTATTGGCTTTAATGCTTCTCAAGGATGTATTAGAATGAACAATAGAGATGTGGAGGAGCTTTATGATTTTGTAAAGCAGGGAACTAGTGTTGCAATAGTAGGAGGACCCTATGGACCCTTTAATCATGGATTCAGGGTTTTAATGCATGGAGATAGGGGAGCAGATGTACAAGAGGTTCAGAAAAGGCTGAAACAATTAGGATATTATACTGGATCAATAGACGGTGTATTTGGTAATGGACTTAGGGCAGCTGTCATTAAATTCTATGCTGCTAATAAAATGCCTAAGAATGATAGGATAGACTTAGATGTCTATGAAAAGCTTAATATAGTTTTAATGGATTAGTTTTATATTAATCATCGAATAATATAATTATAGATATGATTAATTTATAACAATCTGGGTATAAACATGACATATGACAGAAAATCATAATAATTTCAAGGTACTTAGGAGGGAAAATAATGTTATCAGAAAAACTAGAAAAAGCATTAAATGATCAAATGAATTTTGAATTTTTATCAGCTCATTATTATCTTGCTATGGCAGCATATTTTGAAGATCAAGATTTAAGTGGTTTTGGCCATTTCTTTATAGTTCAGGCAGAAGAAGAAAGATTCCATGCAATGAAGTTCTATAACTTTATCAATGAAATGGATGAAAGAGCCACTATACAGGCTATAAGTGAACCTCAAAACGAATTCAAATCTTATATTGATGTATTTGAAACTGCATTAAAGCATGAAAAAGAAGTGACTAAAAGAATCTATAATTTAATGGATATAGCAACTGAAGAAAGAGAGCATGCGACTATAAGCTTCCTAAAATGGTTTATAGATGAACAAGTAGAAGAAGAAGCAAGCATGAAAAATATTATCAAGAAGCTACAAAGAATAGGCGATGACAATCATGCTGTGTATGCACTAGACCAAGAATTATCAGCACGTGTATTTACTCCTCCAGCTGAATAATTGGCGCAGAAAAGTACATTAAACAAAAAAACAAAGGCAGCTTTATGCTACCTTTGTTTTTTTATTTGTATTATATTATATGGACATTTTATTCACTACTATCTAGTAGTTCCACCTAAGTTTCTTTGGGCCATTTCTACTAGTCTTTTTGTCATATATCCACCAACATAACCATTTTGTCTAGAAGATAGATTTCCTTTATCTGTTGTTTGGTAGTTGCTTAAACCAAGTTCGCTAGCTATTTCAGTCTTCATTTGATTAAGAGCTTGACGAGCCTCAGGAACTACTATTTTGTTATTGTTATTGTTAGGCATTGTTATCCTCCCTTCATTAGTTATTTAATGCTTTGTAGTAGTATTATGTGTAATTATTGTTGGTGTAAACCAAGTAAATTTAACTATTAGTGGATTACAATACCAAGATATTGATAAAGTTTACAGTATAAAAATCAAAATTAGCAGAGTGCCATTTTAATTCCAAATAGTATCAATATGATTCCACCTAAAAGAGTTGCGTAATTCTTTAGGAAAAAACTTTTACGCATTTTTTTACTAATTATTAAACCGATAGCTGTAAGCAAAGAGCATATAAACCCTATAACAGAAGAATTTCTCACTATAAGTGTTTCGATATTAAAATTGCTAAACAGAGTAAATCCTATAACTAAGGCATCAATACTTACGCATATACCTAAAAGCATAATTATTATGAAATTTAAATTGCTCAATTTTTCTTCCTTTGAAAGGCCTTCCTTAAACATTAGCATGCCAACTAAAAAAACTATTATACCTCCAAGCCTAGATGATAAATGAAATATATACATGTTAAAAAGCCCACCAAAGCAACCACCCACAGTAACAAATAAAAACTGAAAAAAACCAAAAACCATTATCAATATAACTGCCTTTTTTTTAGTGGTCTTTTTATTAAGACCTACCGAAAATGCAATACTAAAGGCATCAAGTCCAAGAGCTATAGAGATAATGGTTAAGTTATAAAAATGCATAAAAATCCCCCTAAGCGATTTTTACTAAAAAAGTATAGCTACAACTATCATATTAACAATACTGTGCTAAATATTAATAAATGTTGTAAAAAGCTTGAGATAATATTATAATGAATGTGATATTGAGTAATAAAGGGGAGTAGCTAGCAGGAGACTGTTTAATTAGTCGTCAGCACGGCCTAAGGCCCGGCTAATTATTTATAGCAAGACCTTTATTTAGACATTTTTATGTTTAAATAGAGGTCTTTTTATATATAAAAAAATAAACAAGGGGGAAAAAACTTGGAGCAATTAACAATGGGAATTAAAAGTCTTACACTTGGAAATCTAGGAATGTTTATTATAGGTGGCTTTTTAATATACCTAGCAATAAAAAAAGATTTCGAACCTATGCTTCTTTTGCCTATTGGATTTGGAGCGATTTTGACAAATCTTCCTGTTATTGAGGGCATACCTGGCATAGCAAGTCCAGAGGGCGTATTAGGAATACTAAAAGATGCAGGTATAACTACAGAACTATTTCCTGCATTAATATTTATTGCAGTGGGGGCAATGATAGATTTTGAGCCGCTTTTGAAGATGCCTTCCATGTTATTCTTTGGAGCAGCAGCACAGTTTGGAATATTTATGACATTATTATTTGCACTACTTCTAGGTTTTGATATAAATGATGCTGCAGCCATAGGTATTATAGGAGCAGCAGATGGACCTACTTCCATCTTTGTTGCCAGTAGGTTTTCGCCTAAATATTTTGGGGCTATATCTGTAGCCGCATATTCTTATATGGCTTTAGTACCATTAATACAGCCACCAGTTATTAAATTGCTTACTACAAAAGATGAACGAAAAATAAGAATGGAGTATAAAGATGTAAAGATATCTAAGATGGTAAAGATACTTTTTCCTATTCTGGTTACAATTGTGGCTGGAATTATAGCGCCTATTAGTGTTACACTAGTTGGCTTATTGATGTTTGGAAACTTAATAAGAGAATCCGGAGTTCTAGAAAGACTTTCAAAATCTGCTCAAAATGAATTAGCAAACCTTGTAACCTTACTTTTGGGTATAACAATTGGTTCCACAATGCATGCATCAGAATTTTTACAGCTTGATACATTGAAGATATTGGGATTAGGACTATTTGCTTTCGTATTTGATACAGCGGGTGGAGTAATATTTGCAAAATTTTTAAACCTATTCGTAAAGAAAAAGTACAATCCTATGGTTGGAGCAGCTGGTATTTCAGCTTTTCCTATGTCAGCTAGGGTAATACAAAGGCTTGCAAAGGAAGAGGACCCAACAAACTTCATATTGATGCAGGCTGTAAGTGCAAACGTGGCAGGACAGATAGGCTCTATCATTGCGGGAAGCGTAATAGTCGCATTGCTTTCTCAAGGAGGTTTTTAATATGGAGAATATTGGAGCAGGCTTAGAAATGATGCTATATGGCATAGCAACCACTTTTTCAATTTTAATCATATTTTATTTTGGAATCAAATTCTTAACAAAAATATTCCCTGAAAAATAATACATAATCATCCTCTTTTTTAAATATGCATATATAAGAAGGGGATGATTTTATGTTGTCACCAAGCTTAGAGGATTATCTAGAAGAGGCCTATAGGCTAAGTACTTATAATAAAGAAATAAGGATAAAGGATGTCTCTGAATGCTTAAATGTTTCTATGCCATCTGTTGTAAAAGGCCTTAGAAAATTAAATCGATTAGGATATATAGTATATCAACCATATGAAAAAATTGAATTAACTGATAGAGGAAAGATAAAAGGCTCTTTTCTTGTGGAGAGAAATAAAATACTAAAGGATTTTGTTGGAATGATTGGGGCAGATTGTGATATAAAACAGGAAGCAGAAGCAATGGAGCATTACCTTACCATATCTACTATAAAAGCCATCGAAAAGCTAGTGAAGTTTTTTACCGAAAATGAAAAGCTTCTATTAGAGTTTAGAAATTATAAAGCTGAAAGTATATTGGATGATTAACAAAAGGTATGTTTGCAAGGATAAGCAAACATACCTTTTGTGTAATTACGCTATGCTATACCCAAAACAGTAAACAAGATTCTTATAGCAAAGGTAACAGCTATAGCTATTCCTGTAGTTAGTACAAGTGTAAATAGAGGCCATTTTATACCATTGGATTCCTTGCGCATTGTCAATAAAGTAGTTGCACATGGAAAATGTAATAGAGAGAAAAGCATAAAGTTGAATCCAGTTACCCAAGTCCAGCCATTGTCTATTAGAAGGCTCTTTAGTGTATGCAGGTTATCAAATTCAAGCATAGCCCCTTGAGACATATAGCTCATTATCAGTATTGGAAGAACAATTTCATTGGCTGGAAGACCTAGTATAAAGGCCATAAGTATAAATCCATCTAAACCTAGGAGTTTTCCAAAGGGCTGAAGAAATCCAGCACTTAAATTTAACAAGCTAGTATCGCCTATCATAATATTTGCAAATAGCCAGGTTATAGCACCAGCAGGAGCTGCAACTATAATTGCTCTGCCAAGTACAAACAGGGTTCTATCTAGGAGAGATCTCACAAGTATTTTACCAATCTGTGGTTTTCTATAGGGAGGTAGCTCTAGAGTAAATGATGAAGGAACTCCCTTTAAAATTGTGGATGATAAGAGCCTAGATACTATTAGGGTGACAATTATTCCAATAAGTATCATAAAGACCACAGATAATGTTGCCAATATGGAGCTGGACCTTTCACCAATTATGCCCAACCCACCAAAAAAAATAGTTGATATAGCTATAAGTGTTGGAAATCTACCATTACATGGAACAAAATTATTAGTTATCATTGCTATTAGCCTTTCTCTTGGCGAATCTATAATACGGCAGGCTACTATTCCAGCAGCATTGCAACCAAAGCCCATGCTCATAGTTAGAGATTGCTTTCCATGGGTGCCTGCTTTTCTAAATGCATTATCTAAATTAAAGGCGACTCTAGGCAGGTATCCTAAGTCTTCTAAAAGAGTAAATAAGGGGAAAAATATAGCCATTGGAGGAAGCATTACTGCAACTACCCATGCTAAAGTCCTATACATTCCAAGAATTAGTATTCCATGCAACCAATTAGGTGCATTAACATATATGAAAAAGCTGCTTAAATTATCTTCAAACCCAAATAGTACATTTGCAAGCAATTGAGAAGGATAGTTTGCTCCTTCTATAGTTATCCAAAATACTACACCTAACAGAAGCAGCATGATAGGGTATCCCGTTAATTTTGAAGTCAAAATATCATCTAGCTTTTTATCCCAGTTTATTTTTCTTTTATCATTGACAAGAACAACTGAGTTAGCTATGTTTTCAGCCTTTTCATATATTGTTGCGACAATACTATCACCGAGAGATTCACTATCCATGATTTTTTTAGATATGAATTCTTCTAGATTATTAATGGATATGTCAGTTTTATAATCCATATTTTACACCTCAGCTTCCATATGAACATCTTTCATTAAAAATTCCTGTATAGATTCTAATATACTATTGTCGCCGTCAATAAGTCTCAATGCTATCCATCTTGCATTATAATTTTCTCTTACAAACTCAGGGAGATTTTCTATTATTTCAGATACTAAAGATTCAATTTTATCATTGTAGATAATTTTCAAAGGCTTTGGCTGAAGTTTTTCTTCTATCATCTCATCTATTGTTTCCTTTAACATATCTACTCCCGTTCCATCTCTAGCAACCATTGGAATTACAGGTATTTTTAGCTCTTCTTCTAATTTAGATATATCAATTTTTATACCTTTTCTGGCGGCTTCATCTATTAAATTGAGACAAAGTATTACATTATCAGCTAATTCCATTATTTGAAGTGTGAGATTTAGATTTCTTTCAAGGCATGTAGCATCTGCAATAACTATTGTAATCTTAGGATTTCCAAAGCATATGAAATCTCTAGCAACTTCTTCTTCCTGAGAGTTAGCGAGAATAGAATAGGTTCCAGGTAAATCGACTAATAAATATTCCTTATCCTTGTACTTAAAGCTTCCCTGAGCATTTGAAACGGTTTTGCCAGGCCAATTTCCTGTATGTTGATTTAATCCTGTGAGATAATTAAACAAAGTGCTTTTTCCTGTGTTTGGATTACCTGCAAGGGCAATAATAATTTGTTCCTCAGCTTTTTTTGTTAAATTAAACTTTTCCTTTAAAAGCGATAATCCGCTAGATTGACTAGTGAGACCCATCCTTTTCCTCCTTGATATTTCATATTTCTAAATTATAGTGGCTTTACAATTATATTTTGTGCTTCTTCTTTTCTTAAAGCAATTATAGAACCTCTTATATTAAAGGCTATAGGATTGCCTGATGGACTTAACCTCTCTACAGAAATAGTAGAGTTTGGAATAATCCCTAAATCAAGAAATCTTCTTCTAGTTATACCGCTATTTAATATTTCTTTAATTCTTGCTGTTTTACCTACTGGTAATTGATTCAGTAGTATATTTTCATGTTTTAACTGGTTAAATTTTATTGAAACATTATTATAAGTTTCCATTTTCATACCCCCAATTTAGTAGTTATGTATTAGCCTGGGCTAACAATTGTAAAAAATTAGCCTAGGCTAATGATTATAATAAAAAAATAATCATATTATGTTATTGGGCTTTTCAGTTTTTTCTCTGATATTGTCATTATATTTTTTACTAAAAAAAGTGTTACATTTACACCTTGAAGAATATGAATTAATATGCTAGTATAAAGAAAAGCTTAAAGGAAGCTGGTTAATATGCTATATAATTCTTTTATAAATCAAATAAATAAGGTTCATCATCACTAGAGAGAGTTTGTGTCTATAAGATATAAGTGTAGATGCAAGCTCTATTGGTATTTGTTTAGAGCTTGCATCTAGTGGTGATAACTGTTTTGAATCAGAGCCATGTAGGTGCGTACCTATGTGGTTTTTTTATTAAAAAAATTGAGGAGGAATAGAGAAATGAAATTACAGAATTTAAAGGGAACAAAGGATTTTTTACCAGAAGAGCAGATAATAAGAGATAAGATTAAAAGAACACTGGAGGACACATTTCAAAGATATGGATATATGCCTCTGGAAACACCTATGCTTTGTAGCTTTAACCTTTTAGCTTATAAGTATGGAGGAGGAGATGAAATATTAAAAGAGATTTATAGATTAAGTGACCAAGGCAGTAGAGAACTGGGATTGAGATATGACTTAACTACTCCTCTTGCAAAGGTAATAGGAATGAATCCTTATCTTAATATGCCATTTAAGCGATATGAAATTGGAAAGGTTTTTAGAGATGGCCCTGTAAAAACAGGTAGAATGAGAGAATTCATTCAATGTGATGTAGATATAGCAGGGTTAAAATCTATGATGGCAGAGGCAGAGCTTATGTCAATGGTAGTCAGCGTATTTGATGAACTGAAATTAGAAGTATATATTTCGTATAATAACCGAAAGCTTCTCTATGGCATTTTAATAGGAGTTGGAGTAGCGGAACAAGAGATTAATGAGGTAGTACTTACATTAGATAAGCTAGAAAAAATAGGGCAAGATGGCATTCAAAAGGAAATGCTTGAAAAGGGAATAGATGAAAGTATAATAGATAAAATACTCATATTAATAAATGATAAGAACCTGTGTAACCTTGAATATCTTTTAAAAGCCTATGATAATCCACTAGTTAATGAGGGCATAGATGAGCTTAAAGAGTTAAATGATTTTCTAGAGGAACTAGGTATAATTAAGTATACTAAATTTAATCCATTCTTAGCTAGAGGCTTAGATATATATACTGGAACTGTGTATGAAGTATTTTTATCAGATAATAGTATATCTTCAAGTATAGCGGCAGGCGGTAGATATGACAAAATAATTGGTTCATTTTTAAATAATGGCAATGAATACCCAGCAGTAGGTTTAACTTTTGGACTCGATGTAATATATGCAGCTATGACCTTAAGGCCTGAAATTCAATCCACATCTTTAATTGATAT is part of the Proteiniborus sp. MB09-C3 genome and encodes:
- a CDS encoding sodium ion-translocating decarboxylase subunit beta — its product is MEQLTMGIKSLTLGNLGMFIIGGFLIYLAIKKDFEPMLLLPIGFGAILTNLPVIEGIPGIASPEGVLGILKDAGITTELFPALIFIAVGAMIDFEPLLKMPSMLFFGAAAQFGIFMTLLFALLLGFDINDAAAIGIIGAADGPTSIFVASRFSPKYFGAISVAAYSYMALVPLIQPPVIKLLTTKDERKIRMEYKDVKISKMVKILFPILVTIVAGIIAPISVTLVGLLMFGNLIRESGVLERLSKSAQNELANLVTLLLGITIGSTMHASEFLQLDTLKILGLGLFAFVFDTAGGVIFAKFLNLFVKKKYNPMVGAAGISAFPMSARVIQRLAKEEDPTNFILMQAVSANVAGQIGSIIAGSVIVALLSQGGF
- a CDS encoding OadG family protein — its product is MENIGAGLEMMLYGIATTFSILIIFYFGIKFLTKIFPEK
- a CDS encoding FeoB small GTPase domain-containing protein, which encodes MGLTSQSSGLSLLKEKFNLTKKAEEQIIIALAGNPNTGKSTLFNYLTGLNQHTGNWPGKTVSNAQGSFKYKDKEYLLVDLPGTYSILANSQEEEVARDFICFGNPKITIVIADATCLERNLNLTLQIMELADNVILCLNLIDEAARKGIKIDISKLEEELKIPVIPMVARDGTGVDMLKETIDEMIEEKLQPKPLKIIYNDKIESLVSEIIENLPEFVRENYNARWIALRLIDGDNSILESIQEFLMKDVHMEAEV
- a CDS encoding iron dependent repressor, metal binding and dimerization domain protein — translated: MLSPSLEDYLEEAYRLSTYNKEIRIKDVSECLNVSMPSVVKGLRKLNRLGYIVYQPYEKIELTDRGKIKGSFLVERNKILKDFVGMIGADCDIKQEAEAMEHYLTISTIKAIEKLVKFFTENEKLLLEFRNYKAESILDD
- a CDS encoding FeoA family protein, producing the protein METYNNVSIKFNQLKHENILLNQLPVGKTARIKEILNSGITRRRFLDLGIIPNSTISVERLSPSGNPIAFNIRGSIIALRKEEAQNIIVKPL
- a CDS encoding nucleoside recognition domain-containing protein encodes the protein MDSESLGDSIVATIYEKAENIANSVVLVNDKRKINWDKKLDDILTSKLTGYPIMLLLLGVVFWITIEGANYPSQLLANVLFGFEDNLSSFFIYVNAPNWLHGILILGMYRTLAWVVAVMLPPMAIFFPLFTLLEDLGYLPRVAFNLDNAFRKAGTHGKQSLTMSMGFGCNAAGIVACRIIDSPRERLIAMITNNFVPCNGRFPTLIAISTIFFGGLGIIGERSSSILATLSVVFMILIGIIVTLIVSRLLSSTILKGVPSSFTLELPPYRKPQIGKILVRSLLDRTLFVLGRAIIVAAPAGAITWLFANIMIGDTSLLNLSAGFLQPFGKLLGLDGFILMAFILGLPANEIVLPILIMSYMSQGAMLEFDNLHTLKSLLIDNGWTWVTGFNFMLFSLLHFPCATTLLTMRKESNGIKWPLFTLVLTTGIAIAVTFAIRILFTVLGIA
- a CDS encoding histidine--tRNA ligase encodes the protein MKLQNLKGTKDFLPEEQIIRDKIKRTLEDTFQRYGYMPLETPMLCSFNLLAYKYGGGDEILKEIYRLSDQGSRELGLRYDLTTPLAKVIGMNPYLNMPFKRYEIGKVFRDGPVKTGRMREFIQCDVDIAGLKSMMAEAELMSMVVSVFDELKLEVYISYNNRKLLYGILIGVGVAEQEINEVVLTLDKLEKIGQDGIQKEMLEKGIDESIIDKILILINDKNLCNLEYLLKAYDNPLVNEGIDELKELNDFLEELGIIKYTKFNPFLARGLDIYTGTVYEVFLSDNSISSSIAAGGRYDKIIGSFLNNGNEYPAVGLTFGLDVIYAAMTLRPEIQSTSLIDILIIPVGTEKESLKLAWDLRKQGIKVDIEMSGKKLNKSLNAANKKGIPYVIVLGQEEIQSGRVTIKDMLKGESIEVSVSEIKEKIMY